CAATAAAGACATAACAACAATAAGTGAAAAAACTTAAACATACCAAGAATAAGGGTAGAGAATAGGAGTGGTAAAATGGGTCGAATCCATCGGGCAGACCCGCCGAACTCACTAAAAAGGTCGGGTCGGTTTAGGATTTGAAACccactaaataataaaaaaatccatcAAACCTGTACTGCNNNNNNNNNNNNNNNNNNNNNNNNNNNNNNNNNNNNNNNNNNNNNNNNNNNNNNNNNNNNNNNNNNNNNNNNNNNNNNNNNNNNNNNNNNNNNNNNNNNNNNNNNNNNNNNNNNTTTTAttgaagtttaaaattaaaaaaaggataataaaaaaattatattataatttgactattttttatttgtatttaattttttaattattatttatttattttaataaattttttttttttttaaatcaaacaagTTACAGGacaaaataacattttaaactTATCTTAATTCTTAATTAGGCCCGCCCTGTTTATATAACGGGTCTAGGCGAAATGAGTTGGCCCACTTTACCATTTCTAATAGACATTTTAAACTTatcttaattcttaattaagAGGTCTAGGCGAAATGAATTGGCCCACTTTACCACTTCTAATAGACATTTTAAACTTatcttaattcttaattaagCCTGCCCTGTTTATATAACGGGCCTAGGCAAAGCGAGCTAGCCCACTTTACCACTCCTAGTCGAGAACCAAACATCAGGCGGCTGAGGAGCGTGAAAAAGACGCATGACTGAAGACGTGACAGTGAGACATCGATAAATTGGAAACATTAAACAGAGGATTATAAGAGAGACGGAAAACATACAGAAACAACCACTGTCCACACACCACCAGCAACACCCACATTGAGATTTTGTTTTTGGGAGAATAAAAACCGGGAACAAAATATGGGGAGAGACTCGTAGatctcatttaaatttttttccacCGAACTAAAAGGTGTGATATTAATTAGGTGTTTGGAAATCACCACACGACTAGACACAGGTAAGACTTTCGAGCTACCAGCTAACACCATATTTCATTTCATACGTGATCCAAACAATTAATTCATTCAAAACAGAACAATAATATTCAACATGAATTGAAATTCTGAGCAGATCAtattgaagttcaattcaaaGTATTGATTGATAGTCAATAACACATTGAAAACTGAAAATATCAATACAATGAATTAAAATTGAGAAAAGCAGCCAaggaagagaataaaaaattcaagaatAAAGAAACCTGGTTAGATAAATAACTTGGATTTAGAACGTTTctgttttaatatttaattacttGTTCTCATCTTAATGCTTCTTGTAAAACTTACTTAGAACATTATAGCAAAAACCATAAATTTACCCGAGAAACATCATAACTGAGGTTTGCCAGAAACTAAAGGACTAATTGTATTTTAAACATCAAAAGTCAAAACTGATAACACAGCTGTTAGGGTGGGAAAAAAAGAGACTggaataaaaaatcaaatcaaaagcaTACAAATATAAATCCCTCCTAAACGAATTTAGGAAATCACACAGGCGAGTTCCTAAATCTAATCTGGGAAATGGGATTGGCAGAAGTCTTCACATTCCTGTGAAGGCTTTCTNNNNNNNNNNNNNNNNNNNNNNNNNNNNNNNNNNNNNNNNNNNNNNNNNNNNNNNNNNNNNNNNCACGTTAAACCTCACTGTCTTTGACAATGGCCTGTTAAAagaattcaataaaataaatgacagaaaagACTTTCCTAAGCCACAAAGAATCACAAGATTGAAGAATCGAATACCAACCTGCATTGCCCTATGATAACATGATCTCCTTCCTTCACACGGAAGCATGGAGATATATGTGCTGCGATATTTGAGTGCCTCTTCTCGTACCTATGGTGATACCAAAACAAATTCCAGTAAGCAATTGGAAAACTATTTATTGGGTCACCTAACATTTCTCTAGGTAGAAAAAGAAGGATCACCTTTGGTATTTCTTAATGAAATGAAGATAGTTGCGACGAACGATGATAGTCCTGGTCATCTTGGCACTGTGGCAAGTACCTGCAAGAATGCGACCTCGGATGGACACAGTGCCAGTGAATGGGCATTTCTTGTCAATGTAAGTCCCTAGAAACAAGCAGACAAACCACTATTGTCAGAGGCATAGAAGATAATCACATCTACGAGTGAAAGTGTCCATGTAACTCCAACAAACAACTGAAAATTCCATGTACAATTCCAACATCAATTACATCTTTGATCAGACAACAAATAAGGAGCATTGAAATGGCACTCTTAAAACTTTATGTAACTTCCAACATAAAGGAAGATACCATCTTAACGAATATAATCTATACTTTCACCATGAATAGTTTACACAGACAAGCATAGATAAATAAGACCATGCTACAGCATTGAAAGGACAATCTATTATTATGTATCAATGTGATGCCTAATAATAGTGATTCACAAGAAGCAATTACATTATAAACAAGGGATTTAACAGctaaataaagaataattaaaactCAATAGTTGAACagagataataaataataaataaaaaaaggtgGAAGGTGAAACCTTGAATAGCCTCTCTGGGAGTCTTAAAACCTAAACCAATGCTTTTCCAGAACCTGTTGCCTCCTTTTCCAGGCCTCTTCCCTTTCCCTGATTTCTTCGAGCTGCATCACACAGATTCCAAAATGCTCATTAGCCACTAAGAAGATGAACACATGGAGTAACAGATCATGAACAAACTGAAAGGGAAAAAGAGGGAAGAGCATTACCAGAGGAAAACCTTGGGTTGCTTCAAGAAAGCCTTCTCCGTCTGCAGAACAAGTAGTAGAAAGTGTGAGATTTCAGAAACGAAAAGAATAATAAGTTGATGCGATTATCGAGTTGAAAAGAGAGTGGATCGATGATGGAACCTGTTCCGCCATTGGTGAATCCTGGAAGGTGCGTGGTGCAAGCAGCAGAGAGAACGAACAGCAGCAAAGAACAGCACGGAGCACGCAAAACCCTAATTCGAGCCAAGAGGATCGATCGCTTTATTATAAACAAAGGACCTGTTATCCCAAATGGGCTCTCCTTCAATCATTGAGCCCAACTATTTCTTTCTTAAGTCCATTTATGAACAGGTCCATTCTTTTTTGGCCGATTAATGATTACCCACTTTATGCATTTTTATTTCGTCTCTCCATTAATGatggtatattttttattttttatattaaaaataaaaaattattgataaaaaaataaaatttatttcttatatcataaaaaataacaaaaaaaatagatatactggataaacattattttaaaaacaagagagagaaagaaagtttattgtaaaataatataattatataaaaaataatgtatattctctttctataattttttttcaattatttttaatatataaaattatatataaaagatgtgcatatatatatatatatcacccAACCATCTTTGTTCAAAGAAAAATGATCACATTCATAGAAAAATAAACGAAGGAACAAACATTGTCTTTCTCTCTTAAATAGAGTCTCAGAATATCAAAGAAGCCCTTAATGACTCTTTCTGGGTAAAGGCAATTGAAGATGAGCTTCTTGAATTTGAGAAGAATCAATGGACGTTGGTTCCAAGGCCaaatggaaagaaagtgaccggcaCCAAGTGGATCTTTCGAAACAAGCTAGGAGAGGATggtagcattgcaagaaacaaagcaaggctagtggcacaaggatatgaccaagaagaagggatagactttgatgaatcctttgccccTGTTGCCCGAATAGAAGCCATAAGACTTTCCTTAACTTATGCTGCgttttgtggttttaaattatatcaaatggatgtgaaatgtgcatttttgaatggtgtgatagatagaTAAGTATATGTGGAGCAACCacctggttttgaaaataaagagctttctaaccatgttttcaaattatcaaaagcTCTCTATAGTctaagacaagctcctagagtttggtatgagagacttagctcttttcttttgaaaaatgattttcaaaGAGGCACACAGACACTACTCTATTTATCAAaaattctaatgattctttcattctagtccaaatatatgttgatgacattatttttggatcaacaaatgaatccctttgtattgaatttggaaaactcatgacaagtgaatttgacatgagtatgatgagtgaacttaatttttttcttgggctgcaaattaaacaaactaaaaaaaaaaagatattttcattcatcaagagaagtatACCAAGGaactagttaagaaatttgCTATGGATAATGTCAAACCCATGGAAACTCCCATGCACCCTAATTCAAAATTAGACAagggagaaactgagaaagatgtagatgagactaggtataaaggaatgattggctctcttatgtacttaacttcctctagaccTGATATCATGCAAAGTGTTGGAATGT
The genomic region above belongs to Arachis duranensis cultivar V14167 chromosome 3, aradu.V14167.gnm2.J7QH, whole genome shotgun sequence and contains:
- the LOC107479989 gene encoding 40S ribosomal protein S11 (The sequence of the model RefSeq protein was modified relative to this genomic sequence to represent the inferred CDS: added 49 bases not found in genome assembly): MAEQTEKAFLKQPKVFLCSKKSGKGKRPGKGGNRFWKSIGLGFKTPREAIQGTYIDKKCPFTGTVSIRGRILAGTCHSAKMTRTIIVRRNYLHFIKKYQRYEKRHSNIAAHISPCFRVKEGDHVIIGQCRPLSKTVRFNVLKVIPAGSSSGVAKKAVTGM